From Toxorhynchites rutilus septentrionalis strain SRP chromosome 2, ASM2978413v1, whole genome shotgun sequence, a single genomic window includes:
- the LOC129767117 gene encoding uncharacterized protein LOC129767117, translating to MTDNLEGVLEKFWKIDSMEDHHPWSKEEQDCEAHFVHTHERAEDGRYVMRLTRKLEQKLGKNEVMKEQYHSFMREYLARKVSVEDTSTGKFGTAERKAYYLPHHAVLKNASTTTKLRVVFDGSACTDSGYSLNDALMKGPIIQDELLTLLLRFRKHQVALVGDIEKMYRQVFGGRSHRNIRATHCNIWIDTVIVSGNTSNQTISNHPEVCAPLERDMYVDDYIGGAASVESACYLRISMDILTSKGGFPVRKWCSNRAEVLVGIPMDQLGTSLTISFDLDPEEKIKALGITWEPESDQLRFVYNIDGSESAWTRRRILSAIARLFDPLGLISPVVITAKMIMQELALLQTNWDIPVPPHIETKWINFHSQLNKLSELRISRFAFIAEWVDIQFHCFSDASELAYGACDYVRTMDQTGNVRIELISSKSRVAPLKRLSLRLELSAVQEAARLHEKIIKALTLDNVCSYFWSDSTVVLHWLKAPPNTWKTFVANRVSVI from the exons ATGACTGATAATTTGGAAGGTGTTTTAGAGAAGTTTTGGAAGATTGATAGCATGGAGGACCACCATCCGTGGTCTAAGGAAGAGCAGGATTGTGAGGCTCATTTCGTGCATACCCACGAGCGAGCAGAGGATGGACGATATGTTATGCGGTTAACAAG GAAACTCGaacaaaaattaggaaaaaatgaagTTATGAAGGAGCAATATCATTCATTTATGCGAGAATATTTGGCCAGAAAGGTTTCGGTGGAGGATACAAGCACGGGTAAATTCGGAACAGCGGAAAGAAAGGCATATTATTTACCCCATCATGCAGTACTGAAAAATGCTAGCACAACCACCAAATTACGTGTTGTATTCGATGGGTCGGCATGTACCGATAGTGGATATTCGTTAAACGATGCACTCATGAAAGGTCCTATCATACAGGATGAACTGCTTACACTTCTGCTTCGCTTCCGCAAACATCAGGTCGCGTTAGTTGGAGACATCGAAAAGATGTATCGACAA GTTTTCGGTGGAAGATCCCATCGAAATATACGAGCTACTCACTGTAATATATGGATTGACACCGTCATCGTTTCTGGCAACACGAGTAATCAAACAATTAGCAATCATCCTGAGGTATGTGCTCCCTTGGAACGGGACATGTATGTAGATGACTACATTGGTGGAGCTGCATCGGTTGAGAGCGCATGCTATCTGCGAATATCTATGGATATTCTAACATCCAAGGGTGGATTTCCTGTACGAAAATGGTGTTCGAACCGCGCAGAGGTTCTAGTTGGGATTCCAATGGATCAATTAGGGACCAGTCTGACTATAAGTTTTGACTTGGATCCCGAGGAGAAGATCAAGGCACTTGGAATCACATGGGAACCTGAATCGGATCAGCTTCGATTCGTATACAATATCGATGGTAGCGAGAGCGCTTGGACCAGACGACGTATTTTATCGGCAATTGCAAGGCTCTTCGATCCATTGGGATTGATTTCACCGGTGGTAATAACCGCAAAGATGATCATGCAGGAGTTGGCATTACTGCAAACGAATTGGGATATTCCAGTACCGCCACATATAGAAACGAAATGGATAAATTTTCATAGTCAGTTGAATAAATTGTCGGAGCTACGGATCAGCAGATTTGCCTTCATTGCGGAGTGGGTGGATATTCAATTCCACTGTTTTTCAGACGCTTCTGAGCTAGCGTACGGAGCGTGCGACTATGTTAGAACAATGGATCAAACGGGAAATGTACGCATTGAACTAATCTCATCTAAATCACGAGTTGCACCTTTAAAGAGGTTGTCTCTTCGACTAGAGCTTTCTGCTGTTCAAGAAGCAGCTCGTTTACACGAGAAAATTATCAAGGCTCTCACGTTGGACAATGTGTGCTCATATTTTTGGTCCGATTCCACTGTGGTGCTCCATTGGTTGAAGGCACCTCCTAATACGTGGAAAACTTTTGTTGCCAACCGGGTATCTGTGATATAG